In one Phyllostomus discolor isolate MPI-MPIP mPhyDis1 chromosome 8, mPhyDis1.pri.v3, whole genome shotgun sequence genomic region, the following are encoded:
- the LOC114503644 gene encoding putative olfactory receptor 7A2: METGNQTQVSYFILLGFSQDSENQPILFCIFLSMYLITVLGNLIIILTITSDSYLHMPMYFLLSNLSLADICFTSTTIPKMLVNIQTQSKVITYAGCITQMCFFNIFGVMDTLLLTLMAYDRFVAICHPLHYTLIMDAHLCSLLVLISWFISTTYSLTQSLLTLRLSFCTNWEISHFYCELAQALTIACSDTLINHILIYMGTTLFVIVPFSGILCSYIRIVSSILRIPSTHGKYKAFSTCGSHLSTVSLFYGTGLGVYLSSDAPSWRNMIASVMYTVVTPMLNPFIYSLRNRDIKRALQKVLGRKLYVL, translated from the coding sequence ATGGAAACAGGAAATCAAACACAAGTGTCATATTTTATACTTCTGGGATTTTCCCAAGACTCAGAAAATCAACCCATCTTATTCTGTATTTTCCTGTCCATGTACCTGATCACTGTGTTGGGAAACCTGATCATCATCCTGACCATAACCTCTGACTCCTACCTCCACATGCCAATGTACTTTTTGCTCTCCAACCTGTCCTTGGCTGACATCTgtttcacctccaccaccatcccaAAGATGCTGGTGAACATCCAGACACAGAGCAAAGTCATCACCTATGCAGGCTGCATAACccagatgtgtttttttaatatttttggagttATGGACACTCTTCTCCTTACACTGATGGCCTATGACCGGTTTGTGGCCATCTGTCACCCCTTACACTACACACTCATCATGGACGCCCATCTCTGTAGCCTGCTGGTTCTCATATCTTGGTTCATCAGCACAACATACTCCCTGACCCAGAGTCTGTTGACATTGCGGCTGTCTTTCTGTACCAACTGGGAGATTTCACACTTTTACTGTGAACTTGCTCAGGCCCTCACCATAGCCTGCTCAGACACACTCATCAATCATATCCTGATCTATATGGGGACTACCCTTTTTGTCATTGTTCCCTTCTCAGGGATTCTTTGCTCCTATATTCGAATTGTCTCCTCAATCCTGAGAATCCCATCAACACATGGGAAATATAAAGCCTTTTCTACCTGTGGGTCTCACCTGTCCACAGTTTCTTTATTCTATGGGACAGGCCTTGGTGTGTATCTCAGTTCTGATGCACCTTCCTGGAGGAACATGATTGCCTCAGTGATGTACACTGTGGTCACGCCaatgctgaaccccttcatctacagccTGCGGAACAGGGACATCAAGAGGGCTCTACAAAAAGTTCTTGGGAGAAAGCTCTATGTTCTGTAA